One window from the genome of Syntrophorhabdaceae bacterium encodes:
- the glmM gene encoding phosphoglucosamine mutase, with protein sequence MGKLFGTDGVRGEANRYPMNAEIAFAIGQAVVYILKKTHDRPRIVIGKDTRISGYMLEGSLESGITSMGGNPYLVGVLPTPGIAFIAQSMRADAGIVISASHNPYQDNGIKIFSGSGFKLSDEQEEAIEGLMMSNTLHGLVPPVREMGQAYRLEDVHGRYIVFLKNSFPRDLSIEGMKIVIDAANGATYKVAPETFWELGADIEVIHNTPNGININDQCGSQHTQDLRNKVVESGAAIGLAFDGDGDRLIAVDEKGREITGDQIMFICARMLKEQGKLKNDLLVSTVMSNLGLRVACRKYGFGCHASKVGDRYVLEDMMRLGSVIGGEESGHMIFLDHHTTGDGIVSALQLVAAVVRTGKPLSELAAWMDVYPQKLINVDVKSKPDISTLPPVMEVIEEVERELGDEGRVLVRYSGTQNMCRVMVEGPTDAVTEKHCTQIADVIRTILG encoded by the coding sequence ATGGGCAAACTCTTTGGTACCGATGGTGTGCGCGGAGAGGCCAACCGCTATCCGATGAACGCGGAAATAGCCTTTGCCATCGGGCAGGCCGTGGTCTACATCCTGAAGAAGACGCATGACCGTCCCAGGATAGTGATCGGCAAAGACACGCGCATCTCCGGCTATATGCTCGAGGGTTCCCTGGAATCGGGGATAACATCGATGGGGGGCAACCCCTACCTCGTTGGTGTGCTGCCGACACCGGGAATAGCCTTCATAGCGCAGAGCATGCGCGCAGACGCGGGTATCGTGATATCGGCATCCCATAACCCTTATCAGGACAATGGCATAAAGATCTTTTCCGGCAGCGGCTTCAAGCTTTCCGACGAACAGGAAGAGGCCATAGAGGGCCTGATGATGAGCAACACCCTGCACGGTCTGGTCCCGCCCGTCCGGGAGATGGGACAGGCCTACCGCCTCGAGGATGTGCACGGAAGATACATCGTTTTCCTGAAGAACTCTTTCCCCCGTGACCTGTCCATCGAGGGGATGAAGATCGTCATAGACGCCGCCAACGGGGCAACGTACAAGGTTGCGCCCGAAACCTTCTGGGAGCTTGGCGCCGACATCGAGGTGATCCACAATACCCCGAACGGCATAAACATCAATGACCAATGCGGGTCGCAGCATACTCAGGACCTGAGAAACAAGGTTGTCGAAAGCGGGGCCGCCATCGGGCTCGCCTTCGACGGCGACGGTGACCGTCTCATCGCCGTCGATGAAAAGGGCCGGGAAATAACGGGCGACCAGATCATGTTCATCTGCGCGAGGATGCTCAAGGAACAGGGGAAACTGAAGAACGACCTCCTCGTGAGCACCGTGATGAGCAACCTTGGACTGAGGGTCGCATGCAGGAAGTATGGTTTCGGGTGCCATGCGTCGAAGGTCGGCGACCGTTACGTTCTCGAGGACATGATGCGCCTCGGCAGCGTCATAGGCGGGGAGGAGTCGGGACACATGATATTTCTCGACCACCATACCACGGGCGACGGCATCGTCAGCGCCCTGCAGCTTGTCGCGGCCGTCGTCAGAACGGGCAAACCTTTGTCGGAACTCGCCGCATGGATGGACGTATATCCGCAGAAACTCATCAATGTCGACGTGAAGAGCAAGCCCGATATCTCCACACTGCCGCCGGTAATGGAGGTGATAGAGGAGGTCGAGCGGGAGCTGGGCGACGAAGGGCGGGTTCTGGTGCGCTATTCCGGCACCCAGAACATGTGCAGGGTAATGGTCGAAGGGCCCACCGATGCGGTGACGGAAAAGCATTGCACGCAGATCGCCGACGTCATAAGGACCATACTCGGCTAG
- a CDS encoding hydantoinase/oxoprolinase family protein: MLIGIDVGGTYTDGVVFSGGTVLHSVKHPTDENDLTGTLLSVLDELLAHGDAKEVRRVVLSTTLVTNLLATGRGERTALLLLPGSGLPFSAYRISPDTYFLRGGIDFRGRQIETIDTRQVEETLGQVHESGIERVAVAGKFSNRNDTHERTVRDLAQSLYPHMDVCTSNEISGRLNFPRRAVTCYYTAMTIREWNRFADGIEAAVRARVPHSDLHILKADGGTTTLEASRMRPCETVFSGPAASTMGTMALSRETLNAVSVDIGGTTSDISLLIEGMPLYASRGALIGGHLTHINSFAVRSIALGGDSFVREESGRLRVGPMRLGPAACLGGEAPTVTDAFNLLNGLGLGNPDASREKLEAVAAGLGESVDGLCRMVADEVAATLERNIEEMFELWEDEPAYKVWEVVHRRKFELHRVIGIGAAAPAIIPVLAQRMGVGHFLHRYSPVANALGAAVARPTLAVEVHIDTGRSTYTGSPGGLSGTVEKRNFQLEDAKELAVNCLKEASRERGLADYADEAHVYLEEQFNVIRGWEQEGKLFDVGIQIAPGFIHEYKGVA, translated from the coding sequence ATGTTGATAGGCATAGATGTCGGCGGCACATATACGGATGGGGTGGTTTTTTCAGGCGGCACAGTCCTTCACAGCGTCAAGCACCCCACTGACGAAAATGACCTCACGGGCACCCTTCTGTCCGTGCTGGACGAACTCCTTGCCCATGGGGACGCGAAAGAGGTGCGCAGGGTAGTGCTCAGCACCACGCTCGTCACCAACCTTCTGGCAACGGGACGGGGAGAACGCACGGCGCTTCTCCTTCTGCCCGGAAGCGGGCTGCCCTTTTCCGCCTACCGGATAAGCCCCGACACGTATTTTCTCAGGGGCGGCATTGATTTTCGCGGCAGGCAGATAGAGACCATTGATACGAGGCAGGTCGAGGAAACCCTGGGTCAGGTCCATGAGTCCGGCATCGAAAGGGTGGCCGTGGCGGGGAAGTTCTCCAATCGCAACGACACGCACGAGAGGACCGTCAGGGACCTTGCGCAGAGCCTGTACCCCCACATGGACGTGTGCACGAGCAACGAGATCTCGGGGAGGCTCAATTTCCCGCGCCGCGCCGTGACCTGCTACTATACGGCGATGACCATACGGGAATGGAACCGCTTTGCCGACGGAATCGAGGCTGCGGTACGGGCTAGGGTGCCCCATAGCGACCTGCACATATTGAAAGCCGACGGCGGCACCACCACCCTGGAAGCAAGCCGGATGCGCCCCTGTGAGACCGTTTTCTCGGGTCCGGCGGCGAGCACCATGGGAACCATGGCCTTGAGCCGCGAAACCCTGAATGCCGTGTCGGTGGACATCGGCGGAACGACCTCCGACATCAGCCTTCTCATCGAGGGGATGCCTCTGTATGCCTCGCGGGGGGCCCTCATCGGTGGTCATCTCACCCACATCAATTCCTTTGCGGTGAGGTCGATAGCCCTGGGAGGGGACAGCTTCGTTCGCGAGGAATCGGGCCGACTGCGCGTGGGCCCCATGCGCCTCGGTCCGGCGGCCTGTCTGGGAGGGGAGGCACCCACCGTGACGGACGCCTTCAACCTTCTGAACGGCCTTGGCCTCGGGAACCCGGACGCCTCCCGGGAAAAGCTTGAGGCCGTGGCCGCAGGCCTCGGAGAGTCCGTTGACGGACTGTGCCGGATGGTCGCAGATGAGGTGGCAGCGACCCTGGAGCGGAACATCGAGGAAATGTTCGAACTCTGGGAGGATGAGCCCGCCTACAAGGTCTGGGAGGTGGTGCACAGGAGGAAGTTCGAGCTCCACCGGGTGATCGGGATAGGAGCGGCGGCCCCCGCCATCATTCCCGTGCTTGCTCAGAGGATGGGTGTGGGGCACTTCCTGCACCGTTATTCTCCCGTCGCGAATGCCTTGGGCGCCGCCGTGGCACGGCCGACGCTGGCGGTGGAGGTGCACATCGATACGGGAAGGAGCACCTACACGGGATCTCCGGGAGGATTGAGCGGCACGGTCGAGAAGCGCAACTTTCAGCTTGAGGACGCGAAGGAACTGGCGGTAAATTGCCTCAAGGAAGCGAGCCGCGAGAGAGGGCTTGCCGATTACGCCGACGAGGCCCATGTGTATCTCGAGGAACAGTTCAACGTCATCCGGGGGTGGGAGCAGGAAGGCAAGCTCTTTGACGTGGGGATACAGATAGCTCCGGGATTCATTCATGAGTATAAGGGGGTGGCGTAA
- a CDS encoding histone deacetylase has product MKPTGLIFFPAFDWAISPTHPEREERLLYTRDQLFEEGIMDMPEVKEYHPRLATAKDVSRVHFCVPDVESRVTQAHMVSAGCAMVMADAFMKKEVKNAFAITRPPGHHAMTVVHGNRGFCDINNEAVMVEYLRRTYGVRRIAIVDTDVHHGDGTQEIFWHDPDVLFMSFHQDGRTLFPGSGFTNELGGPLAHGTTINIPMVPGTTDEGIHYIMDNLVRPVLDEFKPELVINSAGQDNHYSDPLANMSFTAKGYAILNQKLKPDIAVLEGGYSVETALPYINMAIIMAMAGIDFSNLREPDYDPSRFKESAKNLEYIRSLVTHQLTNFRGREAVVEANRKQGREFYGSSRSTFYDTEYLQEEQRLDLRMCPDCCGYRRIDSSCVHHSGRSYSVFCVALPAACCPDCAARARSDYEDMKKKTGYGYLYLQDRIEDEYRTFETGTGQETRV; this is encoded by the coding sequence ATGAAACCCACAGGCCTCATATTCTTTCCCGCTTTCGACTGGGCGATAAGCCCCACCCACCCCGAAAGGGAGGAGAGGCTTCTCTATACGCGCGACCAGCTTTTTGAGGAAGGTATCATGGACATGCCCGAGGTAAAGGAGTACCATCCCCGCCTTGCCACGGCGAAGGATGTCTCCCGCGTCCACTTTTGTGTCCCCGACGTGGAAAGCCGCGTGACGCAGGCCCACATGGTATCGGCGGGATGCGCAATGGTGATGGCCGACGCCTTCATGAAGAAAGAGGTCAAGAACGCCTTTGCCATCACCCGCCCGCCCGGCCACCATGCCATGACAGTCGTTCATGGCAACCGGGGTTTCTGCGACATCAACAACGAGGCCGTCATGGTGGAATACCTGCGCCGGACCTACGGAGTCAGGCGTATCGCCATTGTGGACACCGACGTTCACCACGGCGACGGGACCCAGGAGATCTTCTGGCATGATCCCGACGTGCTCTTCATGTCCTTCCACCAGGACGGGCGCACCCTCTTTCCGGGATCGGGGTTCACGAATGAGCTGGGCGGCCCGCTCGCCCACGGCACCACCATCAACATACCCATGGTTCCCGGGACGACCGATGAAGGCATCCATTATATAATGGATAACCTCGTCCGGCCCGTGCTGGACGAGTTCAAGCCGGAACTGGTGATCAACTCGGCAGGGCAGGACAATCACTACAGCGACCCCCTGGCGAACATGAGCTTCACAGCGAAGGGCTATGCCATCCTAAACCAGAAACTGAAGCCCGACATAGCGGTCCTGGAAGGAGGGTACTCAGTGGAGACAGCCCTGCCTTACATCAACATGGCCATAATCATGGCCATGGCGGGGATCGACTTCTCCAACCTTCGTGAACCCGACTATGACCCTTCACGCTTCAAGGAATCGGCAAAGAATCTGGAGTACATCCGGTCTCTCGTCACGCACCAGCTCACAAACTTCCGGGGAAGGGAAGCGGTTGTGGAGGCGAACCGCAAGCAGGGTCGGGAGTTCTACGGCAGCTCCCGGAGCACCTTCTACGATACGGAGTACCTTCAGGAGGAACAGCGCCTCGATCTGAGGATGTGCCCCGATTGCTGCGGCTACCGCCGCATCGATTCATCATGCGTCCACCACAGCGGCCGGAGCTACTCCGTCTTCTGTGTCGCCCTGCCGGCCGCCTGCTGTCCGGACTGTGCGGCGAGGGCCAGAAGCGATTACGAGGACATGAAGAAGAAGACAGGCTACGGATACCTCTACCTGCAGGATAGGATAGAGGACGAATACCGCACCTTTGAAACGGGAACGGGGCAGGAAACCCGTGTGTGA
- a CDS encoding pyridoxal phosphate-dependent aminotransferase, translating into MRKILKSNKMDNICYEIRGPLLKEAKRLEEEGYSIIKLNSGNPPAFGLYAPDEIIHDVVLNIRSAQAYGDSKGLFAARKAIMQQCQLKGIQGVEMEDVYVGNGVSEMIMMAMQGLLNNGDEMLVPSPDYPLWTAAVTLSGGKAVHYVCDEASDWIPDLKDMESRITEKTRGIVLINPNNPTGAVYPEEVLVRVAEMAAEHDLIVFSDEIYDQILYDGARHIPFASLTNDIFIVTFNGLSKSHRIPGMRAGWMIVSGKKGYAKDYVEEGLDTLSNMRMCGNMAGQLAIQTALGGYQSLQEMISPGGRLYEQREAAYDGFRAIPGITCVKPMGALYLFPKIDTERYSIKDDQRFLLDFLTDKKVLMVQGTGFNWPAPDHFRVVFLPSVEEIRSVADRMTDFLREYSQ; encoded by the coding sequence ATGCGCAAGATCCTGAAATCGAACAAGATGGACAACATATGCTACGAGATCCGCGGGCCGCTCTTGAAAGAGGCGAAACGCCTGGAGGAAGAGGGATACAGCATCATCAAGCTTAACAGCGGGAATCCCCCCGCCTTCGGGCTCTACGCACCGGACGAGATCATCCACGACGTTGTCCTCAATATCAGGTCAGCCCAGGCCTACGGCGATTCGAAGGGTCTTTTTGCGGCGCGAAAGGCGATCATGCAGCAATGCCAGCTCAAGGGCATCCAGGGTGTGGAGATGGAGGATGTCTACGTTGGCAACGGGGTGTCGGAGATGATCATGATGGCCATGCAGGGTCTTCTCAACAACGGTGACGAGATGCTCGTGCCCTCGCCCGATTATCCCCTGTGGACCGCAGCCGTCACGCTCTCCGGTGGAAAGGCAGTGCACTACGTATGCGACGAGGCATCGGACTGGATCCCGGACCTGAAAGATATGGAGTCCAGGATCACAGAGAAGACGCGGGGGATCGTGCTCATCAATCCCAACAACCCCACCGGTGCCGTATACCCCGAGGAAGTTCTCGTCAGGGTCGCCGAGATGGCGGCCGAACACGACCTTATAGTCTTTTCCGACGAGATCTATGACCAGATCCTTTATGACGGCGCGAGGCATATTCCTTTTGCGTCGCTGACGAACGATATCTTCATCGTGACCTTCAACGGGCTGTCCAAGTCTCACCGGATCCCCGGCATGCGGGCGGGATGGATGATCGTAAGCGGCAAGAAGGGTTATGCGAAGGACTACGTCGAGGAAGGGCTTGACACCCTGTCAAACATGAGAATGTGCGGCAACATGGCGGGACAGCTCGCCATCCAGACAGCCCTCGGCGGATATCAAAGCCTGCAGGAGATGATATCGCCCGGCGGCCGTCTCTACGAACAGAGGGAGGCGGCATATGATGGTTTTCGCGCCATACCGGGGATAACCTGTGTCAAACCCATGGGTGCCCTCTACCTCTTCCCGAAGATTGACACGGAGAGATACAGCATAAAGGACGACCAGAGGTTCCTCCTCGATTTCCTGACGGACAAGAAGGTCCTCATGGTGCAGGGCACAGGGTTCAACTGGCCTGCACCCGACCATTTCCGCGTCGTTTTCCTTCCCTCTGTCGAAGAGATAAGGAGCGTGGCGGACCGCATGACGGATTTTCTGAGAGAGTACAGCCAGTAA
- a CDS encoding Mur ligase domain-containing protein, producing the protein MDRFRLAGIYNTILKHLVNPADPFLVESVEEQRLFLCEADRVTGSYLASTARLGVGIREDSLKTPPGAHRISEKIGSGAPIGRIFRDREDTGADWDGVSVGENLILTRILRLNGLEEGINRGPGVDSRERYVYIHGTSREDLVGTPFSHGCLCLGNADIVRLFDVVSEGTILYIDPPPVTVADRPCRNIHFTGIFGTGMSALAQYLRFQGLGVSGSDRMLESDDTASMRRSLEKLGCVIANQDGTGITGNTDALCISTAIEEANPDIAAARARNIPVIHRSDLLAAIIASKRTIAVAGTSGKSTVTAMIFEFLSACGQSPSLISGAPLVRLETEGLIGNAFAGGSDLLVVEADESDGTLVRYSPAMSVILNVSKDHKSIDELQALFATLISRSSWTASNADDPVLATLPATIRFGRNSPAPWHPDREELFPSSVRIVRKGTDYHLPLPGGHNLENLRAALCVCEHLGCGGPALADAANRFGGVARRFAITATARNVHVVDDFAHNPAKIAAAVTTARGLSERVIAVYQPHGFGPTRFLKDEYIAAFRALFRKGDGLYLLPIYYAGGTAQKDISSQDIIDGLGTVPFHTEAMGSRDELLARLPADAKPGDCIIVMGARDPSLPALVKRIVELFGS; encoded by the coding sequence ATGGACAGATTCCGATTGGCCGGCATCTACAATACAATACTGAAACACCTCGTCAATCCGGCGGACCCTTTTCTTGTTGAGTCCGTTGAGGAGCAAAGGCTCTTCCTCTGCGAGGCGGACCGGGTCACCGGCAGTTACCTCGCCTCCACCGCCCGCCTGGGGGTCGGCATACGTGAGGATTCCTTGAAAACGCCCCCTGGAGCTCACCGGATCTCGGAGAAGATCGGCTCGGGAGCGCCCATCGGCCGCATTTTCAGGGACCGTGAGGACACGGGAGCGGATTGGGACGGGGTTTCCGTCGGGGAGAACCTTATATTGACCCGCATCCTTCGCCTCAACGGATTGGAGGAGGGGATCAACCGGGGTCCGGGGGTGGATTCCCGCGAACGCTACGTCTACATCCACGGAACCAGCCGGGAAGACCTCGTGGGCACGCCTTTCTCCCACGGCTGTCTGTGCCTTGGCAATGCCGATATCGTCCGCCTCTTCGACGTGGTGAGCGAGGGGACGATCCTCTATATCGACCCGCCGCCGGTAACCGTTGCCGACCGACCCTGCCGGAATATCCACTTCACAGGCATCTTCGGCACGGGCATGAGCGCCCTTGCCCAGTACCTGCGTTTCCAGGGGCTGGGAGTATCGGGTTCAGACCGAATGCTTGAAAGCGACGACACCGCATCAATGCGGCGATCCCTCGAGAAACTGGGCTGCGTTATCGCGAACCAGGACGGTACGGGCATCACGGGCAATACCGATGCCCTCTGCATTTCCACCGCGATCGAGGAAGCGAATCCCGACATCGCTGCTGCACGGGCCCGGAATATCCCCGTTATTCACAGGTCCGATCTCCTTGCGGCGATCATCGCATCGAAAAGAACGATCGCCGTCGCCGGCACAAGCGGCAAGTCAACAGTAACGGCGATGATATTCGAATTCCTGTCCGCCTGCGGCCAATCCCCCTCCCTCATCAGCGGCGCACCCCTCGTAAGGCTCGAGACAGAGGGGCTGATCGGCAACGCCTTCGCGGGCGGCTCCGATCTCCTCGTCGTGGAGGCGGATGAGAGCGACGGCACTCTTGTCAGGTATTCCCCGGCAATGTCCGTCATCCTCAACGTTTCCAAAGACCACAAGAGCATCGATGAGCTGCAGGCGCTTTTCGCGACGCTCATTTCGCGCTCCTCATGGACGGCCTCCAATGCGGACGATCCCGTCCTCGCGACCCTTCCGGCGACCATCCGTTTCGGACGGAACAGTCCGGCCCCATGGCACCCCGACCGCGAAGAACTCTTTCCCTCCTCCGTGAGGATCGTGCGAAAGGGTACCGACTATCATCTTCCTCTCCCGGGGGGGCACAACCTCGAGAATCTTCGGGCGGCGTTGTGCGTCTGTGAACATCTCGGGTGCGGCGGCCCTGCTCTTGCCGATGCGGCGAACCGCTTCGGGGGGGTGGCGCGGCGCTTCGCCATAACGGCTACAGCGCGCAATGTCCATGTGGTTGATGATTTCGCCCATAACCCGGCGAAAATAGCCGCTGCGGTCACCACCGCGCGGGGCCTCTCGGAGCGTGTCATAGCCGTTTACCAACCCCATGGTTTCGGCCCGACGCGCTTCCTGAAGGATGAATACATCGCAGCCTTCCGCGCCCTTTTCCGGAAAGGCGACGGCCTCTACCTCCTGCCCATCTACTACGCAGGTGGCACCGCGCAAAAAGACATCTCCTCGCAGGATATCATAGACGGACTGGGAACCGTCCCCTTCCACACCGAGGCCATGGGAAGCAGGGACGAACTGCTCGCAAGACTCCCCGCCGATGCGAAACCAGGCGATTGCATCATCGTGATGGGCGCAAGGGACCCATCCCTGCCGGCACTCGTCAAGAGAATCGTGGAATTGTTCGGAAGTTGA
- a CDS encoding EF-hand domain-containing protein yields MKKLMFPGVVAVICCALSLGFGIAGAQSVHDKADADKDGIVMKEDMKTALKERYGNEDGNKDGKMTVDEYRDARKRNFDDADTNKDGVVGIEEWAIYWCGTDKDAAKVKKPVKMGRKASRAKLMDANRDGKIGKDECVVFWAGRFKDLDGNKDGKMSREEYLDRMKGMAKTMDLDGDGVITIEEYYVSWVGKDKVTIRNKPAGKGEKPATQEAPSQK; encoded by the coding sequence ATGAAAAAGTTGATGTTTCCTGGTGTTGTTGCGGTGATCTGTTGCGCTCTTTCCCTTGGTTTCGGCATTGCGGGCGCGCAGTCCGTTCATGACAAGGCCGATGCCGACAAAGACGGGATCGTGATGAAGGAAGATATGAAGACGGCCCTCAAAGAACGGTACGGGAACGAGGACGGTAATAAGGACGGGAAGATGACCGTCGATGAGTACCGGGATGCCAGGAAAAGGAACTTCGACGATGCCGATACGAACAAGGACGGTGTTGTCGGGATCGAAGAGTGGGCCATCTACTGGTGCGGAACGGACAAGGACGCCGCGAAGGTTAAGAAACCCGTCAAGATGGGCAGGAAGGCGTCGCGCGCGAAGCTCATGGATGCCAACAGGGATGGCAAGATAGGCAAGGACGAATGTGTGGTCTTCTGGGCAGGCCGGTTCAAAGATCTCGATGGAAACAAAGATGGCAAGATGTCCCGCGAGGAATATCTCGACAGGATGAAGGGAATGGCGAAGACGATGGACCTTGACGGCGACGGCGTCATTACCATAGAGGAATACTACGTATCCTGGGTGGGAAAGGACAAGGTCACCATAAGGAACAAGCCTGCCGGGAAAGGAGAGAAACCCGCGACACAAGAGGCACCCTCACAGAAATAG
- a CDS encoding HD domain-containing protein, with protein sequence MRDTKYMAVPPGAILPGSLPKFKIYVLAPDGRYILWARDGNEVSKDRLNILAETGQEEVFIDLDEEIKYEEYLENHLGSILDNQAMPDDQKAQVFSRVSTNVVKDSFETSLGLGTMQPDALRRTQSLVNHSLMFIAESNSLQPLAKMIGHDYKTYEHATKVLWFTVAFLRNNPEVLAQIVPDIQSYHEVQKKELLKQCGVGALLHDIGKVFVAPEILNKNGSLDAVEWEVIKRHPLMGFAMLADTETPAFVKKAILQHHEDFNGEGYPMGLKGKSINILARVLRIVDVFDAMTSRRPYKEAFSPMEAAKIMVGTPGESNTSSDNPVQDARDQGMMKCFDEKLLRKFIVFLGKVSSEM encoded by the coding sequence ATGCGCGATACAAAATACATGGCCGTTCCTCCCGGCGCGATACTGCCGGGAAGCCTGCCGAAATTCAAGATCTATGTCCTTGCACCCGACGGGCGCTACATCCTCTGGGCCCGCGATGGCAACGAGGTCAGCAAGGACCGGTTGAACATACTTGCCGAGACGGGGCAGGAAGAGGTGTTCATCGATCTCGATGAAGAGATCAAGTATGAGGAATACCTCGAGAATCACCTGGGTAGCATTCTCGACAACCAGGCGATGCCCGATGACCAGAAGGCACAGGTGTTCAGCAGGGTTTCCACCAATGTGGTCAAGGATTCCTTCGAGACGTCACTGGGCCTCGGGACAATGCAGCCCGATGCATTGCGCCGGACACAGTCGCTGGTCAATCACTCGCTCATGTTTATAGCCGAATCCAATTCCCTTCAACCGCTGGCAAAGATGATCGGCCATGACTACAAGACATATGAACATGCCACGAAAGTCCTGTGGTTCACGGTGGCCTTCTTGAGGAACAATCCCGAAGTTCTCGCGCAGATAGTGCCCGATATTCAGTCCTACCACGAGGTTCAGAAAAAGGAGCTGTTGAAACAATGCGGTGTCGGAGCTCTGCTCCACGACATTGGAAAGGTTTTTGTCGCTCCCGAAATACTCAACAAGAACGGGTCTCTCGACGCAGTCGAGTGGGAGGTCATCAAGCGCCACCCCCTGATGGGCTTCGCAATGCTCGCAGATACGGAAACCCCTGCTTTCGTGAAGAAGGCGATACTTCAGCACCACGAGGATTTCAACGGCGAGGGCTATCCGATGGGCCTCAAAGGGAAGAGCATTAACATCCTTGCCCGTGTTCTGAGGATAGTCGACGTCTTCGACGCCATGACGTCCCGCCGCCCCTACAAGGAAGCTTTCTCTCCGATGGAGGCGGCGAAGATCATGGTCGGAACGCCGGGGGAGAGCAACACTTCGTCAGACAACCCGGTGCAGGATGCGCGCGATCAGGGCATGATGAAATGCTTCGACGAAAAACTGCTCCGAAAATTCATAGTGTTCCTGGGAAAGGTATCGTCGGAGATGTGA
- a CDS encoding response regulator transcription factor, translated as MVSHLIAVVDDEPDILELVSLHLKRSNFRVSGFAEAQSLYQFIAKEVPDLIILDLMLPDVDGLEICKHLRGQERFSSIPIIMLTAKTEEADKVIGLELGADDYVTKPFSPRELVARVRAVLRRYGRKDDEARRMVLSDLVVIDLDRHEVEVKGAKVELTPTEFRILQLLVSRRGRVQSRDQILSYLWGDEKYVIDRTVDVHIRHLREKLGSTSYIIKNVRGAGYRVEE; from the coding sequence ATGGTCAGCCACCTGATAGCGGTTGTCGATGATGAACCGGACATACTGGAACTGGTGTCGCTTCATTTGAAAAGATCGAATTTCCGCGTGAGCGGGTTTGCCGAAGCTCAGTCCCTCTACCAGTTCATCGCGAAGGAAGTGCCCGACCTCATCATACTCGACCTCATGCTTCCCGACGTGGATGGTCTCGAGATCTGCAAGCACCTGCGGGGGCAGGAGCGTTTTTCTTCCATTCCCATAATAATGCTCACTGCAAAGACGGAGGAGGCCGATAAGGTCATCGGCCTTGAACTGGGGGCAGACGATTATGTGACCAAACCCTTTTCGCCCCGGGAACTCGTGGCACGCGTCCGGGCGGTTCTGCGGCGTTATGGCAGGAAAGACGACGAAGCCCGGAGGATGGTGCTTTCCGATCTCGTGGTAATCGATCTCGACAGGCATGAAGTGGAGGTCAAGGGGGCAAAGGTCGAACTCACCCCGACGGAATTCAGGATACTGCAGCTCCTTGTCTCCCGGCGGGGGCGCGTTCAGTCGAGGGACCAGATATTGAGCTATCTCTGGGGAGACGAAAAGTATGTCATTGACCGGACCGTCGACGTTCACATCAGGCACTTGCGCGAGAAGCTCGGGTCGACCTCTTACATTATCAAGAATGTCCGCGGCGCCGGGTACAGGGTGGAGGAATGA